Proteins from a single region of Barnesiella propionica:
- a CDS encoding ATP-binding cassette domain-containing protein: MKHFLKIQSWKNICRFISYIWGIDKYHLLGNIAIRLASIFVPIISLYVGKLIIDELVYSKDFNKIILYLGIEAIIVICSNILSRISSYLNQKLNYNYELYTSTKIIKQFNMLSLQQIENAEIKSKLYLAKNESHDGSSLINELLGGTECACSIISLSMAIIAYNHIAILFFIITAFIIFISETHFYSYIYKLQRKWIPERRKTDYYYDLLTTDEYYKEIKLLRSLSFFSKLFFKKKKKFQEENLRIQKKRLIVNILLYTINLAVYYYIYFIFINNVLIGLITIGTLTYISGILLTLRNRINTFFNSVAWLNDRASYLNDFFSFFSLHSREEIITTKVDCCITNADGLVFSHVGYKYENQNNWAVYDLCFHIKKGERVLIMGLNGSGKTTIIKLICKLYTPTEGKIYLNGENIENIENNYYFQQIGAIFQDYIKYEMTVAENISLGDLNHFNDLSKIEFCTNMSRIDNLIDSLPNKYQQQLGKLFKDGIQLSGGEWQKIAIARLLYGDHSILLLDEPSSALDVLSERNLYQELLSNQTKNGKTVIIVSHRISNLRDINHVIFLKKGIIIKNEILEEPIKNDNFHDDIFNAYSEEH; this comes from the coding sequence TTGAAACATTTTCTCAAAATCCAGTCATGGAAAAATATTTGTCGATTTATATCTTATATATGGGGAATTGATAAGTATCATTTGCTTGGTAATATTGCTATCAGATTAGCATCAATTTTTGTTCCTATTATTTCTCTATATGTTGGTAAATTAATAATTGACGAGTTAGTATATTCTAAAGATTTTAATAAAATTATATTATACCTTGGCATAGAAGCAATAATTGTAATATGCTCAAATATACTATCTCGCATATCTTCTTATCTAAATCAAAAATTAAATTATAATTATGAACTATATACATCAACAAAAATAATTAAGCAATTTAATATGTTGTCGTTACAGCAAATAGAGAATGCCGAAATAAAAAGTAAACTCTACTTGGCTAAAAATGAATCTCATGATGGGAGTTCATTAATCAATGAACTATTGGGAGGGACAGAATGTGCGTGTTCCATAATTTCGTTGTCTATGGCAATTATCGCATATAATCATATTGCTATTTTATTTTTTATAATAACAGCGTTTATCATTTTTATTAGTGAAACACATTTCTATTCATATATATATAAACTTCAAAGAAAATGGATTCCGGAAAGAAGAAAAACCGACTACTATTATGACTTATTAACAACTGATGAATATTATAAAGAAATTAAATTATTGAGATCCCTTTCATTCTTCTCAAAACTATTCTTCAAAAAGAAAAAGAAATTCCAAGAAGAAAATTTGCGTATTCAAAAGAAACGATTAATAGTAAATATATTGTTGTATACTATAAATCTCGCTGTCTACTATTATATCTATTTTATATTCATAAATAATGTATTAATAGGATTGATTACAATAGGAACATTAACTTATATAAGTGGAATATTATTAACATTAAGGAATAGAATAAATACTTTCTTTAATAGTGTTGCATGGCTAAATGACCGTGCTTCATATTTAAATGATTTTTTTTCTTTTTTTTCATTACATTCAAGGGAAGAAATAATTACAACGAAGGTGGATTGTTGTATAACCAATGCTGATGGACTTGTATTTTCACATGTCGGATACAAATATGAAAATCAAAATAATTGGGCTGTATATGACTTGTGTTTTCATATAAAAAAGGGAGAAAGAGTGCTTATTATGGGGCTAAATGGGTCCGGAAAAACTACCATAATCAAGCTTATTTGTAAATTGTATACTCCGACAGAAGGAAAAATATACTTAAATGGAGAAAACATAGAGAACATAGAGAACAATTACTATTTTCAACAAATAGGTGCTATTTTTCAAGACTATATTAAATATGAAATGACTGTTGCAGAAAATATTAGCTTAGGAGACCTAAACCATTTTAATGATCTTTCAAAGATTGAATTCTGTACAAATATGAGTAGAATCGATAATCTAATAGATTCTTTACCAAATAAATATCAACAACAACTAGGAAAGCTATTTAAGGATGGCATTCAACTATCTGGAGGTGAATGGCAAAAAATAGCCATTGCGAGATTACTATATGGGGATCATTCAATTTTATTATTAGATGAACCATCTTCTGCTTTAGATGTATTGTCTGAACGAAATTTATATCAAGAGCTATTAAGTAATCAAACAAAGAATGGCAAAACAGTCATCATTGTATCGCATAGAATTAGCAATTTACGAGATATTAATCATGTAATATTTCTAAAGAAGGGAATAATTATTAAAAATGAAATATTGGAAGAGCCTATAAAGAATGATAACTTCCATGATGACATATTTAATGCTTATAGTGAAGAACATTGA
- a CDS encoding radical SAM/SPASM domain-containing protein produces the protein MEDFSTLLRNDTLIQSNPYRIITYNNKNIIVIPNSGAWIIGGHIVLSLLDKCKIPIPYMDIKNIFPNANIQDIIETLYYSGIILLDDKCSTDQIVAEEKYKSLEVAPRLLVLKYTNHCNLRCSYCYAYKEETFNDNLNYKDIETAVKLISDSYGKNITVVFHGGEPLLRFKDMKHDVISLLDKFPDIQFSIQTNGTLMNDEISVFLKKHKISIGVSIDGIDEISNSLRCFTGGLTSCNKTLDGIKCLFKHNNQPSASIVMTKKNKDDILITMQRLFEIGIRHFVVLDYFPAGRGKEGKDHLALNLEENIAVRRDILLFINDHNAKQTDSKNLITERRSIQLMKKIVYWRSLYMCSESPCGAGRRMLALGADGNLYPCDEFISNDKEFVIDHVSNITNLADSLKNSKVVQKCYAHRIENISKCSKCVWRNICEFHCAGNSFYFNGSLNQPSSLCEYFHRMIPMTMELLYEERINPKNIL, from the coding sequence AATAAAAATATAATTGTTATACCTAATAGTGGAGCATGGATTATAGGAGGGCACATAGTATTATCGCTTCTTGATAAATGTAAAATTCCTATTCCATATATGGATATAAAAAATATTTTTCCTAATGCTAATATTCAAGATATTATAGAAACTTTGTATTATTCTGGAATTATTCTTCTAGATGATAAATGTAGTACAGATCAAATTGTAGCTGAAGAAAAATATAAATCTTTAGAGGTTGCACCGCGACTTTTAGTCTTAAAATATACAAATCATTGTAATTTAAGATGTTCTTATTGTTATGCATATAAGGAAGAAACATTCAATGATAATCTTAACTATAAAGATATAGAAACTGCTGTAAAACTGATATCTGACTCTTATGGGAAAAATATAACTGTTGTATTTCATGGGGGAGAGCCACTTTTACGTTTTAAGGACATGAAACACGATGTAATATCATTGTTGGATAAATTCCCAGATATTCAATTTAGTATACAGACAAACGGAACTTTAATGAATGATGAAATATCTGTATTCTTGAAAAAACACAAAATTAGTATAGGTGTCAGTATAGATGGTATTGATGAGATAAGTAATAGCCTTAGATGTTTTACTGGAGGATTGACTTCATGTAATAAAACATTAGACGGGATTAAATGCCTTTTTAAACATAATAATCAACCAAGTGCAAGTATTGTAATGACAAAGAAAAATAAGGATGATATCCTAATTACGATGCAGAGATTATTCGAAATAGGGATACGCCACTTTGTCGTACTCGATTATTTTCCAGCGGGTAGAGGGAAAGAGGGGAAAGACCATCTTGCATTAAACTTAGAAGAAAATATTGCGGTTAGGAGAGATATATTATTATTCATTAATGATCATAATGCGAAACAAACTGATAGTAAGAATTTAATAACAGAAAGGAGGTCTATTCAACTGATGAAGAAGATTGTATATTGGCGAAGCCTATATATGTGTTCAGAATCTCCATGTGGTGCAGGTAGAAGAATGTTGGCTTTAGGAGCAGATGGGAATTTGTATCCTTGCGATGAATTTATCTCTAACGATAAAGAATTTGTAATTGATCATGTTTCTAATATCACGAATCTAGCAGATAGTTTAAAAAATAGTAAAGTAGTACAAAAGTGTTACGCTCATAGAATTGAGAATATATCAAAATGCTCTAAATGTGTTTGGAGAAATATATGTGAATTCCATTGCGCTGGCAACTCATTTTATTTCAATGGCTCGTTGAATCAGCCATCTTCACTTTGTGAATATTTTCATAGAATGATTCCAATGACAATGGAGCTATTGTATGAAGAAAGAATAAATCCCAAAAATATTTTATAA